The segment GCTCACCGTAGAACACCTAGATAGTGTTGGGGTGTTTTTGAGGCTCATGGCAGAATGCCTCGATAGTGTGTTGGGGGGTTCCTGAGGCTCATGGCAGAATGCCTCGATAGTGTGTTGGGGGGTTCCTGAGGATCATGGCAGAATGCCTCGATAGTGTGTTGAGGTGTTCGAGACTCATATCAAAACACCTGGATAGTGTTGGGGTATTCACAAGACTCATAGCAGAACCCCTGGATAATGTGTTGGAGGGTTCCAGAGGCTCATGGCAGAACACCTGGGTAATGTGTTGGGGGTTCTTGAGGCGCATGATATACTCCTCCGATACATGTAAGGAGACCCTGGTGGAGCATGGGATGCCTCTAGTACATATAAGGAGACCATTGCAGAGCATGGGAGGTCACGGATACATGTCGGGAATCACTGTTACATGTTCCACTATTACATGTAAGGAGACACCGGTAGAGCATGGGATGCCTCTGGTACATTTAAGGAGACACCGGTAGAACATGGGATGCAGGTGTTAGGAACTCTTGGAGTCTCGGGTTAGGGTTCTCACCAGTTCTTGCAGGCCTTGCGTTTCTTCTCACTCCCTTCTCCACACCCGCTCTTCTGCAGGGAGGAGGGAAGAGGCTTCTTGAGGTCTTCTGCATCCAGGAGCTCATCAGAGTCTAAGAGATCCTGAAATCAGAAGAAAGGTCCATAGGTACTGCTAGTTTAGCACGATTCTAGTACTATAGTTCAGTATATTATTTCTATTACCTCCTATAAAATACCACTCGCGCTGTGCCATATGCCTGACACTGTGCACATAGACATCAGCTGCAATTCATTCACAGGAAATATTTATTCCACCCTCTTTGCCTAAAGCAAAGCCTGTAACAGCATACCCCTGTACTAACTCCCTGCTGCCTGTATTCCTGCTGCCCAGTCAGGCCTCCTGTACCTCATATCAATGTGTCGTAAGGTCACTAGGAGGAACCCTTCATTGGACAATGCTGTATAGCTAAGGGAATAAGATGATTTTCTGTAACTGACCCCATCATCGTCATTCATATCACTGGCAGACAGTGTCCATAGCTTCACAGCAGCTGGATCCACGGAGGGtttacctgagagagagagagagagaacattacCATACAAAGTGACGAAAAACTGTGGGCACTCGCATAATGCACCTCCAACCCTCTCCTTCCTTTGCGCTGTGTGCTCCTGTAATGCACCTCAGGCCCCCTCCTTCCTGTGCACCCCTGTAATGCACCTCAGGCCCCCTCCTTCCTGTGCACCCCTGTAATGCACCTCCGGCCCCCCCTTCCTGTGCACCCCTGTAatgcacctccggccccctccttCCTGTGCACCCCTGTAatgcacctccggccccctccttCCTGTGCACCCCTGTAatgcacctccggccccctccttCCTGTGCACCCCTGTAatgcacctccggccccctccttCCTGTGCTCTGTGCACCCCTATAATGCACCTCAGGCCCCCTCCTTCCTGTGCACCCCTGTAATGCACCTCCAGTCCCCTCCTTCCAGTGCTCTGTGCACCCCTGTAATGCACCTCAGCCCCCTCCTTCCTGTGCTCTGTGCACCCCTGTAATGCACCTCCAGCCCCCTCCTTCCTGTGCTCTGTGCATCCCTGTAATGCACCTCAGGCCCTCTCCTTCCTGTGCTCTGTTCACCCCTGTAATGCACCTCAGGCCCCCTCCTTCCTGTGCACCCCTGTAATGCAACTCCGGCCCCCTCCTTCCAGTGCTCTGTGCACCCCTGTAATGCACCTCCAGCCCCCTCCTTCCTGTGCTCTGTGCACCCCTGTAATGCACCTCCGGCCCTCTCCTTCCTGTGCTCTGTGCGCACCTGTAATGCACCTCCAGCCCCCTCCTTCCTGTGCTCTGTGCACCCCTGTAATGCACCTCAGGCCCTCTCCTTCCTGTGCTCTGTGCACCCCTGTAATGCACCTCCGACCCTCTCCTTCCTGTGCTCTGTGCACCCCTGTAATGCACCTCCGACCCTCTCCTTCCTGTACTCTGTGCACCCCTGTAATGCACCTCCGACCCTCTCCTTCCTGAGCTCTGTGCACCCCTGTAATGCACCTCAGGCCCCCTCCTTCCTGTGCTCTGTGCACCCCTGTAATGCACATCAGGCCGTCTCCTTCCTGTGCACCCCTGTAATGCACCTCAGGCCCTCTCCTTCCTGTGCACCCCTGTAATGCACCTCAGGCCCTCTCCTTCCTGTGCTCGGTGCACCCCTGGTCCTCTCCTTCCTGTGCTCTGTGCACCCCTGTAATGCACCTCAGACCCCCTCCTTCCTGTGCTCTGTGCACCCCTGTAAAGCACCTCAGACCCCCTCCTTCCTGTGCATAatgcacgccgggaagcagcatttgGTGGACAGTAATTACCTGGCACTGGGCGTTTGGAAAGTGACAGCTGCCTTGTAGATCCTACTTCATAGTTGGGTTTGTTAGCGGATAGTGTGACAGTGGCCATTTCCCCACCCGAGTAGCCCAGATGTTCCCCAATGCTTCGTATCTGCTGTGATGTCAGAGGCTCTTGTAGCAACTAGGAAAGAGAAGGTGGTTACACACAACTACCCCTGGGTGACCTGCTGTTACCCAGATGAGATGCAGCCAGCATACACATAAAGGATATCGAGGATCAGAGCAGGGTTATCACAACGGCTGTATAAGTCTTGCAGCGACACAGAATGAGATTACCTCTAACCTGCCCAGATGCATCAGTCTGGGTCTCACAGTACTGCTGGTGGCTCCATTGTAACCCAATACATCAGCCAGAAAATCAGTgaggaagatggaggggagaccgctGGACGGGTGAGTATCATCATTATTTGATGTTATCTTTCTTGCGCAGCGAGGAACCCAAAGCTGAAAACCCTGCTTGCATTTTTTTCCCTAAACGGATACCGGGGGAGCGCATACTTGCGATAATAGAAAATTAGGTGCAAGGTTGTTTTTGCAGGCTAAACCTCAcgtccaattgaattccccccatatagcAGCTTCTGTGAGTAGGTGATAGCAGTGCATTGTGGTAGATGGCACCAAGACACTAAGCACTTACCTGCTTCACTCCTGTAAGTCCCGAGAGGGTGAGAGCGGAGGAAAGCCGAGCCGGGGATCTGAGATGTGCATCAGGAGCTGGGAAGTAAGCGGGTCATTATTATTACATATACTGCACCAGGAGCACACACAGGTACTACAGATAATGCACAATGGTAAGGTGGGGGGTATATGGGGCTATGCCATACCAGCACCTACTATAATGGGGCGCAGGGGACGAGCATACCAGCCGGAGAGGCCAGAGCACAGAGGAGAAGCGGGCCGGCCGGAAGAGGCCAGAGCACAGAGGAGAAGCGGGCCGGCCGGAAGAGGCCAGAGCACAGAGGAGAAGCGGGCCGGCCGGAAGAGGCCAGAGCACAGAGGAGAAGCGGGCCGGCCGGAAGAGGCCAGAGCACAGAGGAGAAGCGGGCCGGCCGGAAGAGGCCAGAGCACAGAGGAGAAGCGGGCCGGCCGGAAGAGGCCAGAGCACAGAGGAGAAGCGGGCCGGCCGGAAGAGGCCAGAGCACAGAGGAGAAGCGGGCCGGCCGGAAGAGGCCAGAGCACAGAGGAGAAGCGGGCCGGCCGGAAGAGGCCAGAGCACAGAGGAGAAGCGGGCCGGCCGGAAGAGGCCAGAGCACAGAGGAGAAGCGGGCCGGCCGGAAGAGGCCAGAGCACAGAGGAGAAGCGGGCCGGCCGGAAGAGGCCAGAGCACAGAGGAGAAGCGGGCCGGCCGGAAGAGGCCAGAGCACAGAGGAGAAGCGGGCCGGCCGGAAGAGGCCAGAGCACAGAGGAGAAGCGGGCCGGCCGGAAGAGGCCAGAGCACAGAGGGGAAGCGGGCCAGCCAGAAGAGGCCAGAGCACAGAGGAGAAGCGGGCCGGCCGGGAGAGGCCGGAGCACAGAGGAGAAGCGGGCCGGCCGGGAGAGGCCAGAGCACAGAGGAGAAGCGGGCCAGCCGGAAGAGGCCAGAGCACAGAGGAGAAGCGGGCCAGCCGGAGAGGCTAGAGCACAGAGGATAACATGCcagcttaggaggggggggggcggacgaGCTGGGACACAGGGGTAGGGGGGACTAGGGCAGTCAGGGCTTATTTGTAACCAGTGATGTATCCGCTATCTGCAGAGACTTGGTGCCCCTCTCATACAAcgtatgggatgtcacaggacagttGCCCTGAGAGATATAGTATGAGCGTGAGCAGGGCCTGCCGGATGGGTACCTGCTGAATAGTCACAAGACTGGAAAGCATGTAAGTCACATTAGCTGACACCCATGGAGAGAGTCTGGTAACCAGTAAAAGTCTTAGAGTGTCGCAATCTCACCAGCATGGAGGTCCACTGGTTCCTGAATAATCACTGTTCCACCAGGtttcaggattcgagcaacttcaGCCAAAACATCAGAGTTATGGACGGCAGCACTTCCCGGGACTGCACCGAGGAGGACGGTGTCATAGCTGGAGTCTGCGTGGGCAGCTGGGGGGGACACAGGGGGAGGAACTTGACATAGACATAAAGGGGATGTTGTCATATCAGTACTGTTATATTGGGCAATTCTGAGgtcaatgggatgcggtcaagatcctgttGGACgtaatcccggtggtcggaatactgacaccgggatcccgaccggcacaatcccgacatattctccctctgtgtgccgagcgtagcgaggcaccgtgcccgcagcgtggcgagcacagcgagcccacaaggggctgcgttgcgctcgccccccctgtcgggattgtgccggtcgggatcccggtgtcggtattccgaccaccagGATTCCGTTCGGCGGTATCGCGTACTGATCCCAGGTCAATGTCTATAATATGTAACTCTGTTTATAATATGTGGCTGAATAGAGATTGCTACATGTGAACACAGATTAACTAATTCAGGTGTAATTGTTTATTGCAAATGATCTGACTAGTTAAAATATCTTGATTTTCTATTGGTTGTTAAGATCATGTGATTTTGCCTTTAAAAATGTAAAGATTTCATTGTGGCGGCATAACTTGAAAAAGGAGCAGTGCACGCTCCGAAACGTGTTGTTTGCCGACTTTCCTGCATCTGAACGACCAGTATCGGAGACACTTCATGAACGATCAGACGAAGGTAACAGCCGGGTAATGTCTGCAGAGTACATCCGGAGCTTTctgcaccagggccctcattccgagttgttcactcgctagctgcttttagcagctttgcacacgctaagccgccgcctactgggagtgaatcttagctttgcagaattgcgaaaataaatttctttgcagtttgagtagctcgagacttattctgccactgcgatcagttcagtcagtttcgttcctggtttgacgtcacacacacgcccagcgttcgcccagccactcccccgtttctccagccactcccgcgtttttcccagaaacgccagcgttttttcgcacacacccataaaacggccagtttccgtccagaagcacccacttcctgtcaatcacattacgatcaccagaacgaagaaaaaaccttgtaatgccgtgagtaaattacctaattgcatagcaaatttacttggcgcagacgcactgcggacattccgcatgcgcattagcgactaatcgctccgttgcgaaaaaaaaactaacgagcgaacaactcggaatgagggcccatgtcgggATTTGTACTTACGTCTGTGTCTGTTGATAACTGCATTATAAAAACCGAACAAATCCACAATGCTGTATCGTTACGTTTTAAAATGAAAAGAACTTGCTCTACTTCCTGGTGGTGAAAACTTCACTCAGCGCTGATTGTAAAGAAACCTTTGATGGGAACTCGAGACAGAATTTAAATGCAACTTTGTCTCCAATCAGCCTGAAGTTGTTActgtgtcacgcagccactgcggccagcggcAACAACAAATAACtcacggccagccgcaggagctgcgctggacggGAGTTACTCCTCAGATACAAAGGCATGGCcactgtgcgatgcgtttgtattGGTGcccgggggccggactgacatgcgggtcggactaaccctgtgctgggcgtcc is part of the Pseudophryne corroboree isolate aPseCor3 chromosome 11, aPseCor3.hap2, whole genome shotgun sequence genome and harbors:
- the CIAPIN1 gene encoding anamorsin isoform X2, whose amino-acid sequence is MLRMEAVGCFLSSGHRVAVTWDNTSTPERLQEFVPQVQAAVAPGGKVSVENVERLLLSAHADSSYDTVLLGAVPGSAAVHNSDVLAEVARILKPGGTVIIQEPVDLHAAPDAHLRSPARLSSALTLSGLTGVKQLLQEPLTSQQIRSIGEHLGYSGGEMATVTLSANKPNYEVGSTRQLSLSKRPVPGKPSVDPAAVKLWTLSASDMNDDDGDLLDSDELLDAEDLKKPLPSSLQKSGCGEGSEKKRKACKNCTCGLAEELVEEKSKIVTPKPAPSACGNCYLGDAFRCASCPYLGMPAFKPGEKVLLNPSQLQDS
- the CIAPIN1 gene encoding anamorsin isoform X3; translation: MEAVGCFLSSGHRVAVTWDNTSTPERLQEFVPQVQAAVAPGGKVSVENVERLLLSAHADSSYDTVLLGAVPGSAAVHNSDVLAEVARILKPGGTVIIQEPVDLHAAPDAHLRSPARLSSALTLSGLTGVKQLLQEPLTSQQIRSIGEHLGYSGGEMATVTLSANKPNYEVGSTRQLSLSKRPVPGKPSVDPAAVKLWTLSASDMNDDDGDLLDSDELLDAEDLKKPLPSSLQKSGCGEGSEKKRKACKNCTCGLAEELVEEKSKIVTPKPAPSACGNCYLGDAFRCASCPYLGMPAFKPGEKVLLNPSQLQDS
- the CIAPIN1 gene encoding anamorsin isoform X1, whose protein sequence is MYTVMMEAVGCFLSSGHRVAVTWDNTSTPERLQEFVPQVQAAVAPGGKVSVENVERLLLSAHADSSYDTVLLGAVPGSAAVHNSDVLAEVARILKPGGTVIIQEPVDLHAAPDAHLRSPARLSSALTLSGLTGVKQLLQEPLTSQQIRSIGEHLGYSGGEMATVTLSANKPNYEVGSTRQLSLSKRPVPGKPSVDPAAVKLWTLSASDMNDDDGDLLDSDELLDAEDLKKPLPSSLQKSGCGEGSEKKRKACKNCTCGLAEELVEEKSKIVTPKPAPSACGNCYLGDAFRCASCPYLGMPAFKPGEKVLLNPSQLQDS